One genomic segment of Myxocyprinus asiaticus isolate MX2 ecotype Aquarium Trade chromosome 14, UBuf_Myxa_2, whole genome shotgun sequence includes these proteins:
- the LOC127452132 gene encoding hemoglobin embryonic subunit alpha-like gives MSLSAKDKEAVKTFFGKVGSKAEDIGNEALSRTLSVYPQTKTYFSHWADLSPGSPQVRKHGLTVMTGVLTAVGLIDDLKAGLLTLSELHAYMLRVDPANFKIINHNILVVLAMMFPDDFTPEVHVSVDKFLALVSLALSEKYR, from the exons ATGAGTCTTTCTGCAAAAGACAAAGAGGCGGTGAAGACCTTCTTTGGCAAAGTTGGCTCTAAGGCTGAGGACATCGGCAACGAGGCTCTGTCAAG GACTCTGTCGGTTTACCCTCAAACGAAGACGTACTTCTCCCACTGGGCAGACCTGAGCCCTGGCTCACCTCAGGTGAGAAAACATGGGCTGACAGTAATGACCGGAGTCCTCACCGCTGTCGGTCTGATCGATGATCTCAAGGCCGGTCTGCTCACTCTCAGCGAgctgcacgcatacatgctgcgtGTGGACCCCGCTAACTTCAAG ATCATCAATCACAATATCCTTGTGGTGCTCGCCATGATGTTTCCTGATGACTTCACTCCTGAAGTGCATGTTTCTGTGGACAAGTTCCTCGCTCTGGTCAGCCTGGCCCTCTCTGAGAAGTACCGCTAA